The Halobacteria archaeon AArc-dxtr1 region GAGCCGGAGTAGAAGTCGACGTTGGGGGCGATCCCCTTCTTGACGAGCCCTTTCTCCTCGGTGAGGTACTCCTCGATCGTGGTCGTGATCTCGTACCAGCGCGGATTGCCGGTCTCGGCGAGTTCGCGGCTGCGCTCCTGGAGGATGTGGGCGCGCGGGTCTTTGACGTCGTAGACGCGGTGACCGAAGCCGGGGATGCGCCGTCCCTCCTCGGTCGCCTGCTCGACCCACGCTAAGGGATCGAGGTCGCTCTCGTCGATCTCGATCAGGACCTCCATGACGTCCTGGTTGGCGCCGCCGTGAAGCGGCCCCGAGAGCGCGCCGATGCCACCGGTCACCGAGGAGTAGATGTCGGCCATCGTCGAGCCGATGACCATCGCGGTGAACGTCGAGGCGTTCAGGCCGTGGTCGGCATGGAGAATAAGCGCCTGGTCGAACGTCTCGGCGGCGATCTCGTCGGGTTCCTCGCCGGTCAGCATGTAGAGGAAGTTCGCCGCGTGGCCGAGGTCGGGGTTCGGCGAGACGGGTTCCTCGCCCTGGCGGTAGCGCTCGAAGGCCGCCAGGATCGTCGGAACCTTCGCCGTGATCCGACGTCCCTTCCGGAGGGCCGCCTCCCGGTCGTCGGGATCGGCGTCGAGTTCGGGCTCCGACGCCGAGAGCATCGAGACGGCGGTGCGCATCGCAGCCATCGGCTCCGCATCGGCGTCGGCGAGTGCGCGGACGGTTTCCAGAATCGAGTCGTCGACCTCACGCTCGTCGACCATCGACGCCACGAAGGGATCGAGTTCGTCCTCGCTTGGCAGGTGGCCGTGCCAGAGCAGATACAGCACTTCCTCGTAGCTCGCACCCGTCGCCAGCTCCTCGATCGGATAGCCCCGGTAGACGAGCCGACCGACGCTGCCGTCGATCGAGCTGAGTTCCGACTCGGCGACCAACACGCCTTCGAGCCCCTTCTTCAGGTCGTCAGTCATACTGAACGGTTCCCGTCGGCGATGGAAAAGTATTGTCGTTTGGTCGCTGTCACACCCGAACGCGTCCGATGTTGCCGGTTGCGCCCGGAGACAGCAAAAACACGCAGGCCATAACGGCCCCTATCTGGCACTTGTAAAAAACGACCAGAGGCAGAGAGAGGAGAGATGGTTAGCGTCCGCTATCAC contains the following coding sequences:
- a CDS encoding citrate synthase (catalyzes the formation of citrate from acetyl-CoA and oxaloacetate); the protein is MTDDLKKGLEGVLVAESELSSIDGSVGRLVYRGYPIEELATGASYEEVLYLLWHGHLPSEDELDPFVASMVDEREVDDSILETVRALADADAEPMAAMRTAVSMLSASEPELDADPDDREAALRKGRRITAKVPTILAAFERYRQGEEPVSPNPDLGHAANFLYMLTGEEPDEIAAETFDQALILHADHGLNASTFTAMVIGSTMADIYSSVTGGIGALSGPLHGGANQDVMEVLIEIDESDLDPLAWVEQATEEGRRIPGFGHRVYDVKDPRAHILQERSRELAETGNPRWYEITTTIEEYLTEEKGLVKKGIAPNVDFYSGSVYYQLGIPIDMYTPIFAMSRVGGWIAHVLEYQDDNRLIRPRARYTGETDQEFVSIDER